Within Saccharomycodes ludwigii strain NBRC 1722 chromosome IV, whole genome shotgun sequence, the genomic segment TTGCATACCATACAATACCCCCTTAACATTAACATCCATAACTTGATCAAACTCTTTGGCATCTACATCAAGCAATTTGTGAACTTTAGCAATGCCTGCATTGTTAATCATAACATCAAAGGaaccaaaatatttggCCACTTCATCAACTGCTTTGTTTACAGATTCTTTATCGGAAACATCCacattaacaaaaataggATCCTTGGCTTCAGGACTTGAAACTTCTTTTATGGcctttaaaacattttgaGCTTTAGCCTCATTTCTAGAACCAATAGCGACTTGAAAACCTTTACTAGCCAAAGTAATGGCAATGGCAGCACCAATACCTTGAGATCCGCCGGTAACAAATGCAGTTTTACAGCTCATTGTTGTTTGATTCTTGATTTTCCTTGTCTTTGTTTTGAATCTtgtgagaaaaaaaaaaaaaaaaaaattattcgaactagaatattattattattttttatgatcTTGAAAATCGGACAGATGTGGATCATCAGCTATTGGAATAAACACccgttttttttccccctctGTATGACGTACGAAATGATAACGTAATACACGATATCGTTGCTAAGCACGCTAAAACtctactaaaaaaaaaaacattaataatgaaattcACCGAAAATGGATGTGTCCGAATGTTTTTTTAGGAAATGTTTTAAACcgaagatatttttttttttttgttctttctTTATCCCAAATGTTTAAATTTCACTTCATAccaaaatatgaaaaaaaaaaaaaaaaaaaaaaaaactagaTTTTTGAACTAAACTTTGGAATTGTGCTAAccagaatttttttttcccctccCTTTTCAGCTATTGTAACAATGTTGTGAATACTATATGTACAGATAACCTAATAaactaatatatttttttataaaagataataGTGCGCATCTATTGCTCAATTTGTATGACAGATATTCAATTGCAAGATATTTCTTCCAGTTTAAGGACCTTTATAATAAACGACACTGAGCCTAAATCATATTCAACTGCCATAAAACCCTTGTCTGCGTACCAGGATTACAAGCAATATGATTATCAACAAACCCAAGAGTCATCCATTCAAGAAGATATATCAGAGTTCCCAGATGGTGGATTCGAGGCATATACTTCTCTATTCGGGACATTTTGCGGGCTAGTGCCTGTATTTGGTGTGTTTAACAGTTTAGGTGCAATTCAAAGTTATATCAGTAATCAACAATTAGCTGGTGTCAAGGCTTCCAATATTTCTTGGATTTTCTCTTCATATTTAACTATTTGTTTTGCTAGCAGCGTTTTAGTTGGTGCCTATTTTGATAGGAACGGAGGCAGGATTCCAGGCATTTTGGTGactatattatttgttggTGGAATAATGGCAATGGCAAATTCTACGAAAATTTggcattttattttatccttTGGGGTTTGTTGTGGCGTTGCTACTGGATTTATGGCCACTATTTCTATGAGTTCTGTTACTACTTGGTTTTACAAAAAACGGTCTACAGCTACTAGCATAGCATTATTAGGAGGGTCTATAGGTGGGATTATCTTTCCAATTATGCTACGAAAATTGTTTGTGGAATTAGGCTTTGAATGGGCTATAAGGATTTTAGGATTCATTAGTTTAGGTTGTTTATTATGCTATATGTGCTTAAGTAAAGAACGACCTATCGATAATAAAGATGCCCGCCATTTGAAGAAACCATTCGAATCAAGAAGACAGTGTGTGCGTTGGTACATAACCTCCTGTTTTAACTGGAGATATTTATTGGAttacaaatttttatttacttcaTTAGGAGTGTCTCTTGCTGAAAGTTCTTTAACGGCTGCTTCCACTTATTTTGCATCTTATGCTATTTTTAAAGGTAATTCAGAAGAGACTTCTTATGTTTTGCTTACGATGATCAATGTTTTCAGTATAGTGGGCCGTGTTTTACCAGGATATCTTTCTGATCACTTTTTTGGAGGATTTAATGTTATAATTGTTATGGTTATTATGTGTACTGTATTTAACTTTGCTATTTGGTTACCATTTGGTGGTAATAGCAAGTGTTTATGGGCATATTCATGTCTGTATGGGGTTTCTAGTGGCGGTATTATGAGTTTGACCCCTCCATTAATTGGTAAAATATCTAAAACTGTTGACTTTGGGAAAAGATACTCTACTACTTATCTGATACAAGCAGTTCTAACTTTACCTATTATTCCAATATGTGGTGCCATAATTGGGAATGACCCATCGCTTTCagattataataattttataatttttgctACAATGCTGATGCTAGGTGGTGCTTTTTGCTATATTATAGCAAGATATTTATGCGTGGGGTTTAAATTGGTTGCTTTTTAGGATTGAGTTGATGcattcgtttttttttttttttttttttttttatcagtGGTTGCAAGATTATCACTGTAGTACCAGTAATAAATTCTGTGATCTGTTTATTAGACCTTTTGATAtcatatttgtttttacaAATTTAAGAGATTTGAGTGCAGATATACACATAATAACAGATCTATATAGAAGTTGTTTGCAAATTAATATGGGCTAATAgatggtattattattttggaaaatactACTATGAAGAAACCTGAtctaattatatataaatatgcaACAAATGTattgaaaagttttaataGAATGGAAActtaacaaataaatgaatcttcaaattgttgttaattttaaGCTGGTTATGGAGaaactgaaaataatatgtTTACATGACTGATGGTAATCCtgtatattatattattgctGTTTAAAGTTCTGGCTATTCCAATTGTTTGATTATAATAGGTACTTATAAGGATGGAAGTCTGTTTTCTTACAAACATACAATGATTATAGATGATACATGTCAAGATATCCAACAAGTTATGTATATGGGATCTAAATAgagtttgtttatttttttagaatcgagtattttctaaatttttgtgaaaaagaaagaataagaatttaatatattttaagcATGTGCTTAACGGGGTTATCGCTTGTAAAAAATGACATTTACTTTGCCCTTTTTTAGGgtgtttgttattatttttataaataaacaagtgAATAAAAATCTATATCCAATTTAATCCAATAAatcttattttaaatattaagaaTAAGATTTTGGTACAGTATTATGATTCTAACGAACCGCAATGTATCaaacccttttttttttgctaagAGATTGATGAAAAAGGTTTGAATCTGCTaatagtttattttattcttatagccttataataatattcaaaCAAGTGTATCTTTACATATAAAAAGTGACTAAAAAACAACTAACTTTGTCAATATATTAAAGTATATCATGTATATTCTCTTATGCTCTGTTATTAACCTTTTTCAAATactttgaagaaaaaatattcattcTCCTTTGTATATTTAGGTTTTTCCTACAACATCAAAATATTATGCAAcacaattttatattttttttttctgcgcctaataaaaaaaaaaaacataagaaaaaaaattaccttaaacatttgaataataaactaGACATCTTTACAAACATgctaacaaaaaaataatatccaGTAATAAGGCACACATACCTCTAAGGCATAGCTTATAAATTCAGAATACAAAGATTTATAATCCAcgttcttttatttttttgaatactTCTACTCAACAGGGGAGGAAatgaacaaataaaaatgtaaaatgAAACGTATATAAAGGCCATGGATAATTATCATCAAGATATTTGCtttcctttccttttctttctaaAAACACAAAGATCAACAAACAAGAACAAACAAGAACAAAATGACCACTGATAAAATCACCTTTTTACTTAACTGGCAAACTGCTGCATACCACATTCCAATTTATTTGGCTCAAACCAAGGGATACTTCAAAGAGCAAGGCTTAGATATTGCTATTTTGGAACCAAGCAATCCATCCGATGTAACTGAATTAATTGGGTCTGGTAAAGTCGACATGGGTTTGAAAGCTATGATTCACACTTTGGCCGCTAAAGCTAGAGGGTTCCCTGTTACTTCTGTTGCCTCTTTGTTAGACGAACCATTCACTGGGTTATTGTACTTGAAAGGCAGCGGTATCACTGAAGATTTCCAATCTTTGAAGGGTAAAAAGATTGGTTATGTTGGTGAATTTGGTAAGATCCAATTGGACGAATTGACCAAGCATTATGGTATGACACCAAACGACTACACTGCTGTTAGATGTGGTATGAATGTTGCCAAATATATCATCGAGGGCAAGATTCATGCTGGTATTGGTATTGAATGTATTCAACAAGTGGAATTGGAAGAATACTGCAAAAAGCAGGGCAGACCAGTTACTGATGTTCAAATGTTGAGAATTGACAAGTTGGCTTGTTTGGGTTGTTGCTGTTTCTGTACTATTTTGTACATTTGTAATGATGAATTTTTGGCCAAGAATGGAGACAAAGTTAGAAAGTTTTTGATTGCCATTAAAAAGGCCACTGATGATGTTTTGAACCACCCAGAACAATCTTGGGCTACATATACAGATTTGAAGCCACAATTGAATACTGATTTGGCTTACAAACAATACCAAAGATGTTTTGCTTACTTTTCCAGTTCTTTGTACAATGTGCATCGTGATTGGAAAAAAGTTACTGGGTACGGTAAGAGATTGGAGATTTTGCCATTGGATTACAAGTCCAATTACACCAATGAATATTTGTCATGGCCAGAACCCAACGAAGTGGAAGACCCATTAGAAGCCCAAAGATTGATGGGTATTCACCAAGAAAAATGCAGAGAAGAGGGGTCTTTCAAGAGATTAGTTGTTCCATTGAAACATTGAAATATAGATTTATATACtggtatatataatattatgtACGTGTGTGTTAATGAACTGCCATTCTTAATAAGTATTGTGCAAGATTTTTAATGCGGTGAAATGATTTCTAGTGTATTCTTTTTTGCACTTCAAATCACttatctaaaaaaaatattaaaaaaaaaagaaatttgttagtcttttgttttttatgattaaattagatttattacctctttttttatataaccTCGTTtgttatgaaaaaaataatagtattaaaatGTGAGTAACGTGAAAgaatcatatttttttttaatatactttttaaaaGCAAAAGTACGAAATGTACGGATATGCGTTGTTCGGATAGCAACCGATATAGGGGTACTCGTCTTGTGTGTTTATTCTAAAATAAACGACGTACATgaacattaaaaaagggAGAGAGGTACAAGCTTATTTGTTTAGAGTGTAAATCTACTACAAATCACATGGTGGCACGGCAACAAATCATATAAACTACACCAACAATTGTGAATTACTGAGATAATAAAACGGTATATATCTATGTAAACAAACGGAACCTTTTTGTTCTGCCAGTACCGACGAAAACTGCCAAGGAAAATCTGATCTTACCccttaaaaataaaaaaataatcgcTCCTAAACTTTAAGATTTGTTTTGTATCTTAAGACCATTCCTCgtaatttaattatataaaaggaGTAAGGCCAAAAGATATCTACTGTGGATTATTGTTGATGAAATGTATCCCCTACTTTGAAACCCTACACTTTTgttaaggaaaaaaaactacaTAGTTGTCACTATATTAACAAAacctcaaaaaaaaaataaaaaaagaaaatgtcTACATTTGCAGACCAAAAGTTTGATTCAAAACATTACAAGGATAACAGACCAACATACCCTGAATCTTTATATAACGCCATTCTTTCATATCATAAGGGTGAAAGAGAAACTGCAGTTGACGTTGGTTGTGGTACTGGTATTGGAACTTTCCCTTTATTGAAATACTTCCATCATGTTGTCGGTACCGATCCTTCAAGTAAGATGTTAGAACCAGCTAACgaactaaaaaaagaatttgaacaaaaaaacactgacaaaactataaaatttttgtgtTGTAAAGCTGAAAACCTGAGCTCTGTTCTTCCACCAGATTCAGTTGATTTAATCACTTGTGCAGAAGCCATTCATTGGTTTGATACAGACAAGTTCTTCAAGGAAGCTtataaagttttgaaaactaATGGCACGTTGGCTATTTGGGCTTATGTCGAACCAAGGTTTCTTGATTATCCAAAGGCAAACGAAATTTATGagaaatttgtttttgacGATGATAGGTACATGGGCCCATGCTGGCAACAGCCTGGTAAATCATATTTGAGGAATTTTTGCAGGGATATTAAGTTACCAACTGATCTTTTCTCAGACGTGATTAAAATTGACTATGTTCCAATGAAAAGTAACAAAAAGACTGCTTTCCAAATTGCTAGAGATGACTATACCATGGCtgattttagaaaatatttgtatagTTGGAGTGCTTACCACAATTggcaacaaaaatatggaGGAGAAGGGAAAAATATTGCTGATATGTTTGTTGGCAAGTTGAAAGAAGAATTTGGTTGGACTGATGATACTAAGTTAAGAGTTGAATGGGgaactttttatattttggcTAGAAAGTAAAAGTGGTTTGTGATCTGTGTTTCAGATTTAcgtttatatttatatcctttttttttttttttttttgtgtgtgtgtaatgaattgattttaatatttttttggaaaacagaagaaaaaaacaaaaattccCAGTTTAAATTTTCAGATGAAAAGAATGAAATGTGTAAAAAGTGGTTCAATTACGTGTGTCTTTGCAAGCTggtaaattaataatatgatCACGTGGGTCCAAGGTGTGTACGGAAATATGGAcattaattatttgttcCGTGTTTTTTATGGTTGCTTGTCGGACAAACTACGATAATCTCGTATTTCCTCATGTTCTCCATACGAATCCAtctgtattattaataacattttttttttttttttttttttttttttttggttttgcttttattaaattagcATCTCAGcgttaaattttttctctcttctTTTAGTAATTTCCTTAACACAAAACAAACcatatttggaaaaaaaaaaaaaaaaaacaaaaaaaaaacaaaaaaaaacaaaaaaaaaacaaaaaagtaaataaaaatgtcgTAAAACAACATTTTACAGACCAAGAGAAACTATGAAATAATTTAGAACACTAATACCACAaatgatattttgtttaaagcAACAAACATTGTTGTAAGTGttaatactatttttttgactCATTTAAAAGAAACCATTGTTGATAATTCTGTTAACAACACTGATACTATTCACACCACTGCCATCACTAGTACTGCCTTGGTTAGCAGTAAcaagagggaaaaaaaaataccactGAATTTGAATATACTGGGTTAACTGAATCACAAGTACTAGCTTTGAGATGTTATCCAAAACATTCGGCACTAAACAGTAAATGGGAAACATGGACATATCAGGATTTCAAGccaacattaaaaaaagaattggcAACTGAATTGTTAATTGGTAATGAGGATCTGTTTTATTTCACTTGTAAACATCCTGGGTTTAATACTAAACgttcattaaaaagaaaaggaccATCAAATTCCGCCTTAACAAACCATCTTAAATTTGTGCATttagttaataataaaaaataccCAGCATCTTATCTGgccaaaaaataagaaataagAGATAAATCTATATCgcaaaaattaacaacatTACTAGTTAATACAAATTCACCAGTTgctatttttgaaaatagtgGATGAACAGGCAAATTAACACTTGAGGAACTTGCTAAAAGCTGTAACGATTTATTCAACACTTTATTAGGAACACCGTGGaagataattttattggaaTATGTCATGATTTTTGGATCTCAAAGGCTGGTAATCATTATATTGCATTTAATGcacattttttaaacaaggCTAATGAAATGAAGGTATTTTTAGTAGGGTTTTGACCacagaaaaaatttgatcATCAAGAGGCTTTTGAATGTTGGAAACAGATAGTCAAGAAATATAGCTTTTTATCCAAGAATTCTCTTTATTTTACATCTGATAATGCTGCGGTTGCGATAAAATCAAGTAAATTTATTTGCACTCATTTAGATGATGCCTTTGTAGATATCAAAACTAACTATAATGgatgttttttatattgtacttctttattttgcaaaatcattttttggtttaactttaaagagagagaaaaaaaggccagaaaacaaatattatcaagATAATATTGGAGGTGACGAAAGGGAAGAATATGAGAGCATTGATCCTGAAATATTAGCAAATGGTGAAGTGGAATGTACttttgatgatgaagaatatgataaagatgatattttagatgttttaaaccaaataaatatacaccacacttgttttaaaagatcACCTAAACATACCCACATGTTTAGAAATATTGTtctacaaaaattaaagaggGAGATATTACCTAAAGAGTGGATATCCATGTTTGATGGAATTCATTGCATGATGCCTTAAATGGAGCCCTTGGATTAAAGGAGTTTTTGGTACTCCCAGAATATAAAGCGATTGATATTAAGGCTGATGCTTTTacagaaaaagattttcaaattatgaAAGAATTGCTTAAAATAACCAGTATATTGCAAAActtagttttattttattctcaAAATGAACCCCATTATCC encodes:
- a CDS encoding class I SAM-dependent methyltransferase (similar to Saccharomyces cerevisiae YHR209W | CRG1 | Cantharidin Resistance Gene) — its product is MSTFADQKFDSKHYKDNRPTYPESLYNAILSYHKGERETAVDVGCGTGIGTFPLLKYFHHVVGTDPSSKMLEPANELKKEFEQKNTDKTIKFLCCKAENLSSVLPPDSVDLITCAEAIHWFDTDKFFKEAYKVLKTNGTLAIWAYVEPRFLDYPKANEIYEKFVFDDDRYMGPCWQQPGKSYLRNFCRDIKLPTDLFSDVIKIDYVPMKSNKKTAFQIARDDYTMADFRKYLYSWSAYHNWQQKYGGEGKNIADMFVGKLKEEFGWTDDTKLRVEWGTFYILARK
- a CDS encoding NMT1/THI5 family protein (similar to Saccharomyces cerevisiae YDL244W | THI13 | THIamine metabolism); this translates as MTTDKITFLLNWQTAAYHIPIYLAQTKGYFKEQGLDIAILEPSNPSDVTELIGSGKVDMGLKAMIHTLAAKARGFPVTSVASLLDEPFTGLLYLKGSGITEDFQSLKGKKIGYVGEFGKIQLDELTKHYGMTPNDYTAVRCGMNVAKYIIEGKIHAGIGIECIQQVELEEYCKKQGRPVTDVQMLRIDKLACLGCCCFCTILYICNDEFLAKNGDKVRKFLIAIKKATDDVLNHPEQSWATYTDLKPQLNTDLAYKQYQRCFAYFSSSLYNVHRDWKKVTGYGKRLEILPLDYKSNYTNEYLSWPEPNEVEDPLEAQRLMGIHQEKCREEGSFKRLVVPLKH
- a CDS encoding MCT family MFS transporter (similar to Saccharomyces cerevisiae YOL119C | MCH4 | MonoCarboxylate transporter Homologue), producing the protein MTDIQLQDISSSLRTFIINDTEPKSYSTAIKPLSAYQDYKQYDYQQTQESSIQEDISEFPDGGFEAYTSLFGTFCGLVPVFGVFNSLGAIQSYISNQQLAGVKASNISWIFSSYLTICFASSVLVGAYFDRNGGRIPGILVTILFVGGIMAMANSTKIWHFILSFGVCCGVATGFMATISMSSVTTWFYKKRSTATSIALLGGSIGGIIFPIMLRKLFVELGFEWAIRILGFISLGCLLCYMCLSKERPIDNKDARHLKKPFESRRQCVRWYITSCFNWRYLLDYKFLFTSLGVSLAESSLTAASTYFASYAIFKGNSEETSYVLLTMINVFSIVGRVLPGYLSDHFFGGFNVIIVMVIMCTVFNFAIWLPFGGNSKCLWAYSCLYGVSSGGIMSLTPPLIGKISKTVDFGKRYSTTYLIQAVLTLPIIPICGAIIGNDPSLSDYNNFIIFATMLMLGGAFCYIIARYLCVGFKLVAF